One window of Camelina sativa cultivar DH55 chromosome 4, Cs, whole genome shotgun sequence genomic DNA carries:
- the LOC104780026 gene encoding 50S ribosomal protein L12-3, chloroplastic-like isoform X1, producing MASTTLSIASSIRSSSHFTSSSTHHFPSKTTAIEFPFRLGGASTHRAINLRPIAAVEAPEKIEKIGSEISSLTLEEARILVDYLQDKFGVSPLSLAPAAAAVAAPADGGAAAVVEEQTEFDVIINEVPSSSRIAVIKAVRALTSLALKEAKELIEGLPKKFKEGATKDEAEEAKKTLEEAGAKVSIA from the coding sequence ATGGCGTCGACGACTCTCTCAATCGCTTCCTCAATCCGTTCCTCATCTCATTTCACTTCCTCTTCGACCCATCACTTCCCTTCAAAAACCACCGCAATCGAGTTCCCATTTCGCCTCGGAGGTGCTTCAACCCACCGTGCAATCAACCTCCGTCCCATCGCCGCCGTCGAAGCTCCGGAGAAAATCGAGAAAATCGGATCCGAAATCTCCTCCTTAACCCTCGAAGAAGCTCGCATTCTCGTCGATTACCTCCAGGACAAGTTCGGTGTCTCCCCACTGTCCTTAGCTCCTGCTGCAGCGGCTGTTGCTGCTCCGGCAGACGGTGGTGCGGCGGCTGTTGTGGAGGAACAGACTGAGTTCGATGTGATTATCAACGAGGTTCCGAGTAGTTCGCGTATCGCAGTGATTAAAGCTGTGAGGGCTTTGACCAGCTTGGCGTTGAAGGAAGCTAAGGAGCTTATCGAAGGGTTGCCCAAGAAGTTTAAAGAAGGAGCTACTAAGGATGAAGCTGAAGAAGCTAAGAAGACTCTTGAAGAAGCTGGTGCCAAAGTCTCCATTGCTTAA
- the LOC104780023 gene encoding transcription factor MYB21-like, translated as MEKRGGSSGGPGTSAEAEVRKGPWTMEEDLILINYIANHGDGVWNSLAKSAGLKRTGKSCRLRWLNYLRPDVRRGNITPEEQLIIMELHAKWGNRWSKIAKHLPGRTDNEIKNFWRTRIQKYIKQADATTTSSVGSHHSSEINDQAASTSSHNVFCTQDQPMETYSPTPTSYQQINMEFNYGNYSTAATATVDYPIPMTVDDQSGENYWGMDDIWSSMHLLNGN; from the exons ATGGAGAAAAGAGGAGGAAGTAGTGGAGGTCCAGGAACATCAGCAGAAGCAGAGGTAAGAAAAGGACCATGGACGATGGAAGAAGATCTTATTCTCATCAACTATATCGCCAACCACGGCGATGGTGTTTGGAACTCTCTTGCCAAATCTGCAG GTCTAAAACGCACCGGAAAAAGTTGCCGGCTCCGATGGCTAAACTATCTCCGCCCCGACGTACGACGGGGAAACATCACGCCAGAGGAGCAACTTATCATCATGGAACTTCATGCTAAGTGGGGAAACAG GTGGTCGAAAATCGCCAAACACCTTCCAGGAAGAACCGACAACGAGATCAAAAATTTCTGGAGGACAAGAATCCAAAAGTACATCAAGCAAGCGGATGCAACAACAACATCGTCCGTTGGGTCCCATCATAGCTCAGAGATCAACGACCAAGCTGCAAGCACGTCAAGCCATAATGTCTTTTGTACACAAGATCAACCGATGGAGACTTATTCTCCTACACCAACGTCGTATCAACAAATCAATATGGAATTCAACTACGGTAACTATTCGACGGCGGCCACGGCGACAGTGGATTATCCGATACCGATGACGGTTGATGATCAAAGCGGTGAAAACTATTGGGGTATGGATGATATTTGGTCATCAATGCATTTACTGAATggtaattga
- the LOC104780024 gene encoding monodehydroascorbate reductase 4, peroxisomal-like: protein MGRAFVYVILGGGVAAGYAALEFTRRGVSDGELCIISEEPVAPYERPALSKGFLLPEAPARLPSFHTCVGANDEKLTPKWYKDHGIELVLGTLVKSVDVRRKTLLSSTGETISYKFLIIATGARALKLEEFGVEGSDAENVCYLRDLADANRLATVIQSSSNGNAVVIGGGYIGMECAASLVINKINVTMVFPEAHCMARLFTPKIASLYEDYYRAKGVKFIKGTVLTSFEFDSNGKVTAVNLKDGNQLPADLVVVGIGIRPNTSLFEGQLTIEKGGIKVNSKMQSSDSSVYAIGDVATFPVKLFGEMRRLEHVDSARKSARHAVSAIMDPVKTGEFDYLPFFYSRVFAFSWQFYGDPTGDVVHFGDYEDGKSFGAYWVKKGHLVGSFLEGGTKEEYEIISKATQLKPAVTIDSEELEKEGLGFAQTVVSQHKVPEVKDIKSSEMVRQSSSVVMMKKPLYVWHAATGVVVAASVAAFAFWYGRRRRRW from the exons atgGGGAGAGCGTTCGTGTATGTAATTCTAGGTGGAGGTGTTGCTGCTGGTTATGCAGCTCTCGAATTCACGCGTAGAGGTGTCTCCGATGGCGAACTCTGTATCATTTCCGAAGAACCC gttgcaCCGTATGAGAGGCCAGCCTTAAGCAAAGGTTTTCTGCTGCCAGAAG CTCCTGCACGGCTTCCTTCTTTCCACACTTGTGTTGGTGCTAATGATGAGAAGCTCACCCCGAAATGGTACAAGGATCATG GAATTGAATTGGTTCTTGGAACTCTTGTTAAGTCAGTTGATGTGAGGAGGAAGACTCTTTTATCTAGCACTGGGGAGACTATAAGTTACAAATTCTTGATCATTGCAACTGGTGCCCGG GCGTTGAAGCTCGAAGAATTTGGGGTGGAAGGCTCAGATGCTGAAAATGTTTGTTACTTACGAGATCTGGCCGATGCAAACAGGCTTGCCACTGTGATTCAATCAAGCTCCAACGGGAATGCTGTTGTTATCGGTGGTGGCTACATCGGCATGGAGTGTGCTGCATCTTTGGTGATCAACAAAATCAATGTGACGATGGTTTTCCCAGAGGCTCACTGCA TGGCACGTCTCTTTACGCCCAAGATTGCAAGTTTGTATGAAGACTACTACAGAGCTAAAGGCGTGAAATTCATAAAAGGAACGGTTTTAACATCATTTGAGTTTGACTCGAATGGAAAG GTCACTGCGGTCAATCTCAAAGATGGGAACCAATTACCAGCAGATTTGGTTGTGGTTGGAATCGGGATACGACCAAACACAAGCTTGTTTGAAGGACAGTTAACAATAGAGAAAGGAGGGATAAAAGTGAACAGCAAAATGCAGTCAAGTGACAGCTCAGTGTATGCAATAGGCGATGTAGCTACATTTCCAGTGAAACTATTTGGCGAAATGAGGAGGCTTGAGCACGTGGACTCAGCTAGGAAATCAGCGCGACACGCAGTTTCAGCCATCATGGATCCAGTCAAGACCGGAGAATTTGACTATTTGCCATTCTTCTACTCAAGGGTCTTCGCCTTCTCATGGCAGTTCTATGGAGACCCTACAGGTGATGTTGTGCACTTTGGAGATTATGAAGACGGGAAATCGTTTGGAGCGTATTGGGTTAAAAAGGGTCACCTTGTTGGATCTTTTCTTGAAGGAGGGACTAAAGAAGAATATGAAATCATCTCAAAGGCGACACAATTGAAACCAGCTGTGACTATTGATTCGGAAGAATTGGAAAAAGAAGGACTCGGGTTTGCTCAGACCGTAGTGAGTCAGCATAAAGTTCCTGAAGTTAAAGATATTAAGAGCTCTGAGATGGTGAGGCAATCTTCAAGcgtggtgatgatgaagaagccTTTGTACGTATGGCATGCTGCTACTGGAGTCGTTGTGGCTGCATCTGTAGCTGCGTTTGCGTTTTGGTATGGGAGGAGACGCCGTAGATGGTGA
- the LOC104780026 gene encoding 50S ribosomal protein L12-3, chloroplastic-like isoform X2 — translation MASTTLSIASSIRSSSHFTSSSTHHFPSKPTAIEFPFRLGGASTHRAINLRPIAAVEAPEKIEKIGSEISSLTLEEARILVDYLQDKFGVSPLSLAPAAAAVAAPADGGAAAVVEEQTEFDVIINEVPSSSRIAVIKAVRALTSLALKEAKELIEGLPKKFKEGATKDEAEEAKKTLEEAGAKVSIA, via the exons ATGGCGTCGACGACTCTCTCAATCGCTTCCTCAATCCGTTCCTCATCTCATTTCACTTCCTCTTCGACCCATCACTTCCCTTCAAAACCCACCGCAATCGAG TTCCCATTTCGCCTCGGAGGTGCTTCAACCCACCGTGCAATCAACCTCCGTCCCATCGCCGCCGTCGAAGCTCCGGAGAAAATCGAGAAAATCGGATCCGAAATCTCCTCCTTAACCCTCGAAGAAGCTCGCATTCTCGTCGATTACCTCCAGGACAAGTTCGGTGTCTCCCCACTGTCCTTAGCTCCTGCTGCAGCGGCTGTTGCTGCTCCGGCAGACGGTGGTGCGGCGGCTGTTGTGGAGGAACAGACTGAGTTCGATGTGATTATCAACGAGGTTCCGAGTAGTTCGCGTATCGCAGTGATTAAAGCTGTGAGGGCTTTGACCAGCTTGGCGTTGAAGGAAGCTAAGGAGCTTATCGAAGGGTTGCCCAAGAAGTTTAAAGAAGGAGCTACTAAGGATGAAGCTGAAGAAGCTAAGAAGACTCTTGAAGAAGCTGGTGCCAAAGTCTCCATTGCTTAA
- the LOC104780028 gene encoding 50S ribosomal protein L12-1, chloroplastic-like, translating into MASTTLSIASSIRSSSYPTLASANHFPSRTTSFEFPSRFGGASSSTLTHRAINLRPIAAVEAPEKIEKIGSEISSLTLEEARILVDYLQDKFGVSPLSLAPAAAAVAAPADGGAAAVVEEQTEFDVIINEVPSSSRIAVIKAVRALTSLALKEAKELIEGLPKKFKEGATKDEAEEAKKTLEEAGAKVSIA; encoded by the exons ATGGCGTCGACGACTCTCTCAATCGCAAGCTCAATCCGTTCCTCATCTTACCCAACCCTCGCTTCCGCTAATCACTTCCCTTCCCGAACCACCTCATTCGAATTCCCCTCCCGCTTCGGTGGTGCTTCGTCTTCCACACTCACTCACCGC GCAATCAACCTCCGTCCCATCGCCGCCGTCGAAGCTCCGGAGAAAATCGAGAAAATCGGATCCGAAATCTCCTCCTTAACCCTCGAAGAAGCTCGCATTCTCGTCGATTACCTCCAGGACAAGTTCGGTGTCTCCCCACTGTCCTTAGCTCCTGCTGCAGCGGCTGTTGCTGCTCCGGCGGACGGTGGTGCGGCGGCTGTTGTGGAGGAACAGACTGAGTTCGATGTGATTATCAACGAGGTTCCGAGTAGTTCGCGTATCGCAGTGATTAAAGCTGTGAGGGCTTTGACCAGCTTGGCGTTGAAGGAAGCTAAGGAGCTTATCGAAGGGTTGCCCAAGAAGTTTAAAGAAGGAGCGACTAAGGATGAAGCTGAAGAAGCTAAGAAGACTCTTGAAGAAGCTGGTGCCAAAGTCTCCATTGCTTaa